The Candidatus Paceibacterota bacterium genome contains the following window.
CTTTCTGCTATAGCTAAAACTCCAAGTGCTTATCAAAGAACTATCCTACTAGTATACACCTTTTGAACCCATTTGTCAAACTTTTTCGCATTTTGTTATAGAAACAGCCCAAAAATGGCTTCGAGAAGCCCTTTTCTGGCGATTCCTCGTCATTGCAATCCTCCCCGATTGTCATTCCGGCGTAGGCCGGAATCCAGACTTTTCTGATTCCTGGATCCCATTCTTCAATGGGATGACAGAAGAGGGGTTTCGCGAAGCGAAACCCCTCTTTCTTTATACTTTAAAAACTTTATGAACTTTTAACTTCTGCCTAGCTATTGACCCTCCCCGCATAATCCCCCGTCTCTGTATTTACCGCGATCAATTCACCTTCTGTGATAAACAGTGGTGCCAAGATAATAGCTCCGGTCTCAAGAGTAATCTGTTTTGTGCCACCACTTGAAGTGTCCCCTTTCACTGCCGGAGGAGCATCTGTCACTTTCAGCTCTACTTTTATAGGTATCTTTACTCCGATAATCTTTTCTTCAAAAATCATTGTCTCAACTTCACTGTTTGGTTTCAAAAACTTTCCTGGAGTTCCGATAAGATCTTCACCAATCTCAAATCTATCCGCCGGATTTTTTGGATCACAGAAGAAAAATTTACCTTTATTTGTGTATAAAAACTTGGCATCCTTATAATCTATTTCCGCTTCCTCCACCCTTTCAGAGACATGATAAGAAACCTCAGTAACTTTACCTGTAATCATATTCTTCATCTTCACGGCATTTACTGGTTTTCTCTGTTGTTTTCTAAAAACATGGGAATTTAAAATTTCATAAGGCTGACCCTCATGAATTATAAACTTCTTCTCTACGACTTCATTATACTCAAGCATTCCCATTTTAGTTAGGTATTAGGTGTTAGTTTCTAGCTGTTATAGAAAAAATTTCCTAAAAACTATTAATTAGCGAGCTAGATAAGGTATAAGTGCCATAAATCTGGCTCTTTTTACTGCTTGAGCGAGCTGTCTTTGGCTTCTTGCAGAAACATAAGTCTTCTTTTTACCCTGCACTCTTGCATGGGGATTCAAGAACTTCTTAAGAAGCTCTACATCTTTGTAGTCTATTTGTTTAATATTATTTTGTGAAAAAAAGCACTGCTTCATATATTTTATTTTTAAAATGGAATGTCTTCTGGATTAATCTCTTCTGTTGGATATTCTATGGTATCCATCTCTGGTGCTTTCGCCTTTGGAGCCGTTGAGCTTGCTTCTACTGGCTTACCTGACGGGATACCACCACCTCCACCAACTCTTGGCCCAAACTGCACTCTGTCCGCTACTATCTCCGTCCTATAATTTTTCTTCCCTTCTGTCTCCCAACTTCTTGTCTGCATTCTACCTTCAACCAAAACATTGCTACCCTTCTTCAAATATTGAGCTGTGGTCTCTGCCTGTCTACCAAATACTACTATGTTGTGAAAATCTGCAGATTCTTGCTTAACACCATTTTTGTCTTTCCATACTCTATTTGTGGCGACAGAAAATGATGCTACCTGAATACCAGATGGAAGTGATTTGAGTTCTGGATCTCTTGTAAGATTCCCTATGACAAATGCTTTGTTTAAATACATACTTATATATTATACTTTTACCTCTTCTGACACAAGCTCATCTATTGATTTATCTATTTCTTCGATAGATGCTGGCTTTGCTTCTTTCGCTTCTTTTACTGCCATTGGTTTTATCTTTGCTTCTTTGTCAGAAAATACTGTAATCTTGGGAGAATACATTGTGTTTCCTCTAATAGTTTTTATTACCAAATATCTCAAAAGAGTATCACTTCCTTTTAACGCAGATTCTATCTTTGTTATATCTCCGCTAAGGGGAAGATTAAACTTAATCCAGCCAAAATATGCTTTATCAAAGGTCTTATACTGACCTCCGAAGGCTTTCTTTATTGAATATGCAAGAGGTCTTAGTTTAGGAATTTCTTCGGATATGATTTCGGCTTTCTCTTTGTTCAAGATGGCTTTTACTTTCTCTACTTCAGCGGGTATTCCCTCTTCTGCAACAGAAGAAATGACATGGTATCCGATTTCGTATACCTTTTCCTCGTTATTTTTGACTACTTTTTCCTTTTTACTCATGCGCGTAAGATTAGCACAATATTTTTTAAAAAGCAACGGGAGAATATGATCCTTTGTAGGCGAGCGAAATAGTATCCTTTTTGGAGACTCTCGGAATGCGACGGCATGAGAGGGAGCAAATTTTCAGCAGAAAATTATGCGTGCTCCAAAAAGGATACTGTTGAGCGAGCCTATTCTAAAACTTCAAAATATTCTCAAACTCTTTTGTATCTTTGAACTTACCGACGATTGAAAGATTCAAACTTTCATTTTTGAAAATCCTTTCGGCAACATATTTTATGTCCTCTGCCTTTACAGACTTTATCTCTTTTATAATATCATCCGGATTTTTCATATCTTTTCTCAAAATTTCTTGAAAACCATAAAAGTCAGCAATATCATCTGACGATTCAAGACCAAGATTGAGTCTGCCAATCAAGCACTGTTTAACCTTATTCAATTCATCTTGACCGACAAGCTCTGTCTTTACCTTCTTAAGCTCGGCGAGTATTGCTGTAATCCCCTCTTTTATTCTCTTACTATCAAGACCAGCAGAGACACCAAAAACACCGTGATCTGTAAGTGCATCGTTCTCCGCACGGACATAATAACAAATACCAAGATCTTCTCTCATTTTCTGAAAAAGTCTTGAGCTCATACCTCCTGAAAGCACAGCCGTAAGCACTCTCAAAATGCCGTTATATTTATTGTAAGTATCAAAAGTGCGAACACCAAGCACTATATGTGACTGATCGGTGTCTTTATAAAATACAGAAACTTGCGGAGCTTTTTGAGATTCAATCACTTTCTTCTTTTCTTCTTTCTTCCACTTGCCGACATTTTTGAAAGCGAGAGTTATTTTCTTGATAATATCTTTTTCATTGAATCTACCCGCAACGATGACGGTGGTAGCCTTGGCGACATAGTGCTTGTTCCTGTAGTCTATAAAATCTGCGCGTTTTGTCTTCAAAATATTTTCTTTCGGGCCGGCTATACTCCATCCAGCGGGCTGATTACCATAGAGAAGTTTTAGAAATTCATATTGAACTTTGTGCTGTGGGATATCATTTATCATGTTTATCTCCTCCACAATCACACCCTTTTCCTTTTCCATTTCTTTTTCTGGAAAGACGGGATTTAAATAAATATCAGATACAACATCCAAAATCTTATCTATATTCTTATAGTCGGCCTTTGCATAATATCCTGTGTATTCTTGAGATGTAAAAGCATTGTAATGCGAGCCGATACCATCTAGCTCTTTTGAAATATCTGAAGCAGTGGGGCGCTTCACTGTGCCTTTGAAACACATATGCTCAAGAAAATGGGAAATGCCGTTATTTTCTTTATTTTCATATTTTGAACCGGCTTCGACAAGGACAAGCACTGTCGCTGTCGGATTCTCCTTCATCGGAATAGTGATAATCCTCAAACCATTTTTTAGAATTTTCTTTGTGTATAACATACGAATAATTATGCGAATATTACGAATGGCTACGAATAAAAATCGGAGACCAATACGATGTAATAAATATATCACAGATTGGGGGAAATAATAAATAAAAAAAGCGACCGGTCACTCGACCGATCGCTATTGAATCGCCACAGAATCACGTAGCCAGACTGATTGATTCTTCGGCAGCTATACGCTCCAATTTACTCAATGTCCGCTTATTGGCAGATTCCTTGGAGATAAGACTGTGGTATTGTTTCCTTATTTCAGGAATGAACAATTTACCACGCCTGCAGACCTTAAAAATCAAGCCTTCACGAGAGCCGTCGTATAGCTTAAACCACATGTCCTTAACTTTGGAATGGTCAAGAACCTCCAGACGACCACCAGCCAGAACTTTTGCATACCGAACCAAGACACACAGGCTGTGCAGATTCAGTACATCGCAGATGTCTAGGGAACACCCTTGCTTTTGAACGCCTCTTTCTGTCTGGTTTCGTTTAAGCCCGCCGTGCTCATGTACGGCCCAGACACCGCCGAAGATTTCTTTTGCGAGCTCCATTCCCTCTTTCAAATCCGGGTTACCGGAATGAATTTCGACTACCAACACTGACAATATCCTGCTCATATATTCCTCCTGTTTTGTCTGTTTCCTTACAATGTTCTTCTAATAATCAAACTACCAGAGAATCAAAATATGTCAAATCAAAGTGGCGGGCGACCGAAGGTCGTCCGCCACTTTGATTTTTATACTAATTTCTCTTTCAAAAATTCAATTAAGTTTTTTATATCTATTCTCTCCTGTTTTCCTGTATCTCTATCTCTCACCGTCACGGAATTATCTTTTTCAATAGTGTCAAAATCTATCGTTACGCAAAACGGCGTGCCTATTTCATCTTGCCTTCTATATCTTTTGCCGATATTGCCGTTATCATCAAACTCCACTGCTCCGAATTCTTTTTTCAAATCTTTATAAATTTCTCTCGCTTTCTCCACAAGTTGCGGTTTATTCTTCAGAAGCGGAAATACCGCAACTTTCACCGGCGCAATATTAGGGACGATTTTCAGATAAATTCTCTTTTCTCCACCGAGCTCATCTTCTGTATAAGCATCGGAAAGCACAGCAAGCACAGATCTATCAAGGCCTAGTGAGGGTTCTATGCAGTGAGGCGTGATTTTCTCTTTTTTCTCTTCATCAAGATATATCAAATCGACTCCGCTACTCTTCGAATGCCTACCGAGATCATAATCTGTCCTGTATGCAAGACCATAAAGCTCGCTTGTGCCAAAAGGAAAATCAAATTCAAAATCTATAGTGCGTTTGGAATAAAAAGCTCTGTCTGCATCTGGTATTTCATGTTCATGCACATGCTCTGCTCTCAAACCTATCTCTTTTGTCCAATCAAGCATTTCTTTTCTAAAATGCTCAAAGGTCTCCTGCCATGCTTCTGGCTTTATCAAATATTCTATCTCCATCTGTTCAAACTCTCTTGAGCGGAAAGTAAAATCTCTTGGAGCTATTTCATTTCTAAATGCTTTACCAACCTGCGCCATACCAAAAGGAAGCTTTGGATGAAAAGAATCTACAATATTTTTATAATTTACAAACATGCCTTGAGCCGTTTCTGGTCTCAAATATGACACTGAATTCTCATCTTGAAGTGCGCCGACATTGGTCTTGAAAAGCATATTAAACTGCCTCTCCTCACCCATCTCCCCGCCACAGTCAGGGCATTTTCCGCCTGAGGCGGACCCGCCTTTGGTGGGCTTTTCTAACTGGTCTGTACGAAATCTCTTCTTGCATTTCTTGCACTCAGAAAGCGGGTCAGAAAAGTTGCCCACGTGGCCGGTGGCTTTCCAGACATTTTGATTCATAAGGATAGAAGCATCTACACCATACATATCTTCTCTATCAGTAACAAACTTCTTCCACCAGGCATCGCGGATATTATTTTTCAAAGCTACACCAAGTGGCCCATAGTCCCAAGTACCGGCAAGTCCGCCGTATATTTCTGAGCCCTGAAAAATAAAACCTCTTCTTTTACAAAGAGAAATAATATTTTCCATCTTTACACCTCCTTCTGTTTTTTCTTTTTTTGCCATATTGTTTCTATAATAACCAAAAATGTATTTTTCGCAAATTATTTCACCACCTTACCAGAATCTGAAGAATATTCCGGGTCACTCTTTGTGCCTGTCGTAACTGTCGCTCCATCTGCCCCAACTATAGTATTCGTAAATGTGTCAGTACCACTAAGCTCCACATTTTCTATAAGAGAAGGTTCACTTCCTACCTGACTCAAGCTTGGCGTTATAGAAACATTAAACGAAACTTCTCGTGAAGGAGATGTAAATCCCGCCCCAGCACCAATGTTTCCTATATTCCATATCACTCGCCCACTCTCTTGATCAAAAGATATATCTTCAGAAGATGGACTCGTCAGATTGTTCCATTTGATATAGTTTGGAAGTTGTCCTGTTACTTTCACACCACCAACGTCATTCAAAGAGTCCGTAACTGTCCAAATAATAGTATAAGTTGTCTCTTGTTCAGCTTTCGGCGGGATAGGACCACTGTTTTCAAAAGGCCCCATCGATCTATACCCATTTGATACGATTCTTATGTCTGAGATTATTTTTACCCTCTTTGAATCAGAATACAGGAGCTCTTGTGGGACGCTCGCCCCCTGCACTCTCTTGCCTATTACACTTACATCCATGTAAATATCTGGGTTGGTAAAAGCAGATCCTGTCTTTGTCTGAGAGCTAAAAGAAGAGAAATTAAAAGATAATTCCCCCCCTGCCCCAGGAGCAATAGACGCCAGTGATTCATTTGATGTTTTATCAAAAGTAATTAAATTATCAAGAGAATTATAAAAACCGTTTTGAACTTGAATGCTCGATTTATTCAATATGCCCCCTCTTAGCTTTATCTGAACAGAGACATCATATACTTGGCTTGGAAGATTGTTCTGCCAATAGATGTCTGCACGTGTTTGCTGACCGCTTTGTATTGCTACTTCTCGAGCATTGTTTCCATTTATGGCAAGATTTATACCAATAAACGGTTTCTTGATTGAAACAGTACTTGAATACGCAGAAAATATAGTACCTATACTTCTCGTATCCAACTTGTCTGGCGTCCCTACAGTAAACTTAAATACTCTCTGTTCACCATCTTGGCCCTGAACCTTTCCAGATATCTTTACTATCCTTTTTTCACCTGGAGAAAGATCGCCAATATTCCAAACACTACTATCAAGTGAAGATGCTTGTGGAGAAGCAGATATAAAATCAAAACCAAAAGGATAGTCTGCCTTGAGCATCAAGTTTTTTATCACACTGAGAGAATTTGAGGAAATTTCAACATTAAAATCAAGCTTTTGATTTGAATTTATCTCATCAACACCGGTAACTTTCAAATTTACAGGAGCAGAACTTACGAGCACTGTGTATGTCTTTTCTTTATAGAAAATCGCATTTGAACCAGGGACTCTGTATTCAACAGTAAGTTTTATATCTCTTTGTGTATTTTCTTCACCAAAAATAACAGCTTTTATCAACCGCCTCTCGCTCTTACCGACATTTATATCGCCGAGAACTTCGCTGTATCTTGTGAGTGGAGTTGAAAGATCATCGGGGCTTCTCGTACCGTCTGGATATGCGATTTTTAAATCGACAACCTGAAGATTTACATTATTTTTGTTTTGAACTTCAATATCAAGAGGTAAGGTATCACCACCGGCGACAGAGACAGGGCCTCTTATCAGAATATCTATATTGTCCCCAGATATTAGATTACCACCAGCAAAAAATTTAAATGTGGCAAAACCAGCCGCCAGTACAAAGAAAATAAAGGTACCGAGAAGAATCTTAGTAAAAGGAAATTTAAAGTCTGACTCTTTATTCAGATCAGTGTTAGACCAATCAGTACTGACTCTTTCTATTCTTGGCTTCAAATCATGCCTTCTCTTGGCGACTACAGCGTCTACGTTTTGAGAATAAAGAGCTTCTTTTACCTCCTCTATCTTGTCTTTTTTATTTTCATCTTGCTCAAACATAAAGAAAATTGTTCACTTAATATTATACCATATCAAAGGTGGGTTTCCTTGAGTGCCCTGTTTATTTCTGACACAGCTATTTTGTTCTTGGATGAAAAGTCAGAAAGTATTTCAGGAGTTAAATTCGTACCTTCTGCAAAACTAGTCAACCCTTCGGCTTTTTTTATGTATCCAAGGAAATGCATTATCCTCAAAACTGTCAGAGTTTCGACACTCTTCAACTCATCTGGAGAAAGGTCGGCATCTCGGCATAAAATATAAGCAGATTCTACACATTCAAAAAGTCTTTCATTTTTTTCTTCACCGTGAACGAGGCGTAAGAGTAGAGCAGATGCATTGAAAAGCACAGTGAGCTTGCCTTTATTTTTTATAACACCATTTTGCACTATCGCCTCGGCGTTTGTAATACGCCAAAGGTCTTTGCCTTTTACCACAGAAACTTTCGTCAGTGAAAAGACCTGCAAATGCCCCTTAAGTTTTGATTTTGCTAGTCGTACGCCTTGAGCCGTCGCTTTTATAAAACCCAAATCTCGTGTAAGCAAAAAATACAAGCGATTCGCCTCCCCCATCGGTATACTTCGGACGATTATGGCCTCGGTGGTGTAGATATGGTGCATGATTGATTTTTAAGGAATGATAATGACTATATAAAATCATCACCCCGTGAAATGCCGACATTGACGGCGTATTTCACTGGGGTTGTATAAATAATAACACAACAAAAAGAAAAGGCGTTGCCATGCATATAGCACAGCAACGCCTGTAATCATATGACCGATCTCAAACCTTCTTCACCGCAAGGAATGAATGAGTTAGACCAATACCCAGTTTAGTTGCGACAAAATCAATTGGATACAGGCTAGGGCTCATATCTGGGTTATTCCCCACAACCGCAGTAACAACATTAATAGGGCTTACCGTGTTCTCAGGAGGAAGCACAATGACTCTCCTCCCGACGCCATCGATTTTGGGGAAGTGGTACCTCATCAGATCGGTGCTATTTAACCAAATCCCAAAAGAACAAAACTGTCTCAACGATGGTGCCTTGTATCCCATACTTCGAATCGTGCTAAGTGTGAGTCCAAATGGCATGTCTTTCCAGAAGCGAATAATCCCAAATGTCGC
Protein-coding sequences here:
- the ssb gene encoding single-stranded DNA-binding protein, with translation MYLNKAFVIGNLTRDPELKSLPSGIQVASFSVATNRVWKDKNGVKQESADFHNIVVFGRQAETTAQYLKKGSNVLVEGRMQTRSWETEGKKNYRTEIVADRVQFGPRVGGGGGIPSGKPVEASSTAPKAKAPEMDTIEYPTEEINPEDIPF
- a CDS encoding elongation factor P, yielding MLEYNEVVEKKFIIHEGQPYEILNSHVFRKQQRKPVNAVKMKNMITGKVTEVSYHVSERVEEAEIDYKDAKFLYTNKGKFFFCDPKNPADRFEIGEDLIGTPGKFLKPNSEVETMIFEEKIIGVKIPIKVELKVTDAPPAVKGDTSSGGTKQITLETGAIILAPLFITEGELIAVNTETGDYAGRVNS
- a CDS encoding pitrilysin family protein, with amino-acid sequence MLYTKKILKNGLRIITIPMKENPTATVLVLVEAGSKYENKENNGISHFLEHMCFKGTVKRPTASDISKELDGIGSHYNAFTSQEYTGYYAKADYKNIDKILDVVSDIYLNPVFPEKEMEKEKGVIVEEINMINDIPQHKVQYEFLKLLYGNQPAGWSIAGPKENILKTKRADFIDYRNKHYVAKATTVIVAGRFNEKDIIKKITLAFKNVGKWKKEEKKKVIESQKAPQVSVFYKDTDQSHIVLGVRTFDTYNKYNGILRVLTAVLSGGMSSRLFQKMREDLGICYYVRAENDALTDHGVFGVSAGLDSKRIKEGITAILAELKKVKTELVGQDELNKVKQCLIGRLNLGLESSDDIADFYGFQEILRKDMKNPDDIIKEIKSVKAEDIKYVAERIFKNESLNLSIVGKFKDTKEFENILKF
- a CDS encoding 30S ribosomal protein S6; the encoded protein is MSKKEKVVKNNEEKVYEIGYHVISSVAEEGIPAEVEKVKAILNKEKAEIISEEIPKLRPLAYSIKKAFGGQYKTFDKAYFGWIKFNLPLSGDITKIESALKGSDTLLRYLVIKTIRGNTMYSPKITVFSDKEAKIKPMAVKEAKEAKPASIEEIDKSIDELVSEEVKV
- a CDS encoding recombination protein O N-terminal domain-containing protein, encoding MHHIYTTEAIIVRSIPMGEANRLYFLLTRDLGFIKATAQGVRLAKSKLKGHLQVFSLTKVSVVKGKDLWRITNAEAIVQNGVIKNKGKLTVLFNASALLLRLVHGEEKNERLFECVESAYILCRDADLSPDELKSVETLTVLRIMHFLGYIKKAEGLTSFAEGTNLTPEILSDFSSKNKIAVSEINRALKETHL
- a CDS encoding glycine--tRNA ligase produces the protein MAKKEKTEGGVKMENIISLCKRRGFIFQGSEIYGGLAGTWDYGPLGVALKNNIRDAWWKKFVTDREDMYGVDASILMNQNVWKATGHVGNFSDPLSECKKCKKRFRTDQLEKPTKGGSASGGKCPDCGGEMGEERQFNMLFKTNVGALQDENSVSYLRPETAQGMFVNYKNIVDSFHPKLPFGMAQVGKAFRNEIAPRDFTFRSREFEQMEIEYLIKPEAWQETFEHFRKEMLDWTKEIGLRAEHVHEHEIPDADRAFYSKRTIDFEFDFPFGTSELYGLAYRTDYDLGRHSKSSGVDLIYLDEEKKEKITPHCIEPSLGLDRSVLAVLSDAYTEDELGGEKRIYLKIVPNIAPVKVAVFPLLKNKPQLVEKAREIYKDLKKEFGAVEFDDNGNIGKRYRRQDEIGTPFCVTIDFDTIEKDNSVTVRDRDTGKQERIDIKNLIEFLKEKLV
- the rpsR gene encoding 30S ribosomal protein S18, which encodes MKQCFFSQNNIKQIDYKDVELLKKFLNPHARVQGKKKTYVSARSQRQLAQAVKRARFMALIPYLAR